One Bos indicus isolate NIAB-ARS_2022 breed Sahiwal x Tharparkar chromosome 10, NIAB-ARS_B.indTharparkar_mat_pri_1.0, whole genome shotgun sequence DNA window includes the following coding sequences:
- the LOC109564292 gene encoding olfactory receptor 4K2-like, with amino-acid sequence MEGVNHSRVSEFVFLGLTDSPQLQIFLFVMFSVFYLMTMLGNCLILLTVLSTPHLHSPMYFLLSNLSLIDMCLSSFATPKMIMDFFAQHKTISFEGCISQIFFLHLFTGTEIVLLISMSFDRYIAICKPLHYSSIMSQRVCVGLVATSWTVGFLHTMSQLAFTLYLPFCGPNVVDSFFCDLPLVIQLACIDIYVLGIFMISTSGVIALVSFLFLLTSYITVLVTIKDHSSTGSTKAFSTCTAHFIVVLMFFGPCIFIYVWPFTDFLVDKVISVFYTIFTPFLNPLIYTLRNQEVKTAVKKKLSNQYLNLGKTTPIYSVQ; translated from the coding sequence ATGGAGGGAGTCAACCATTCCAGAGTGTCTGAATTTGTGTTTCTTGGACTTACTGATTCTCCTCAGCTCCAGATTTTCCTTTTTgtgatgttttctgttttctacttAATGACCATGTTGGGCAATTGTCTGATTTTGCTCACGGTACTGTCCACCCCACACCTTCACTCCCCCATGTACTTCCTGCTCAGCAACCTGTCTCTCATCGACATGTGTCTGTCTTCCTTTGCCACTCCAAAGATGATCATGGACTTCTTTGCTCAGCACAAGACCATCTCCTTCGAGGGATGCATTTCTCAGATCTTCTTTTTGCACCTCTTCACTGGGACTGAAATTGTGCTGCTCATCTCCATGTCTTTTGACAGGTACATTGCCATATGCAAACCTCTCCATTATTCATCAATTATGAGCCAAAGAGTATGTGTTGGGCTTGTGGCAACTTCTTGGACAGTGGGCTTCTTGCATACAATGAGCCAGTTAGCTTTTACCCTCTATTTACCCTTTTGTGGTCCCAATGTTGTGGACAGTTTCTTCTGTGACCTTCCTTTGGTCATCCAGCTGGCATGTATAGACATATATGTTCTTGGAATCTTCATGATTTCAACCAGTGGTGTGATTGCTCTtgtaagttttctgtttttgctgacttcctACATCACTGTTCTGGTCACTATCAAGGACCACTCCTCCACTGGATCAACTAAGGCTTTTTCTACCTGCACTGCACATTTCATAGTTGTGTTGATGTTCTTTGGGCCCTGCATATTTATCTATGTGTGGCCTTTCACAGACTTCCTGGTGGACAAAGTTATCTCTGTTTTCTACACCATCTTTACCCCTTTTCTGAATCCACTTATCTATACTCTGAGAAACCAGGAAGTGAAAACAGCTGTGAAGAAGAAACTAAGTAACCAATATTTAAATCTTGGGAAAACTACTCCAATATATTCAGTACAATGA
- the LOC109564503 gene encoding olfactory receptor 4K3, with the protein MAWNNQSVITEFILQGLSSSWELQMVYFLFFSVVYAATVLGNLLIVLTIVSERRLHSPMYFLLGNLSFIDMSLASFATPKMIADFFREPKVISFDGCITQIFFLHLLGGVEIVLLISMSFDRYVAICKPLRYLTIMNRRVCLGLVTLSWIVGIFHAMSQLAFTVNLPFCGPNEVDSFFCDLPLVIKLACVDTYILGVFMISTSGMIALVCFILLVISYSVILVTVRQRSSGGSSKALSTCSAHFTVVTLFFGPCIFIYVWPFTNFPIDKVLSVFYTIFTPLLNPVIYTLRNKDVKDSMRKFSSRVLKSSKTDHSP; encoded by the coding sequence ATGGCCTGGAATAATCAGTCAGTCATAACTGAATTCATCCTACAGGGTCTTTCCAGTTCTTGGGAACTCCAGATGGtctatttcctgtttttctctgtaGTCTATGCAGCCACTGTGCTGGGGAACCTCCTCATTGTGCTCACCATTGTATCAGAGCGACGCCTGCACTCCCCCATGTACTTTCTGCTGGGCAACCTCTCCTTCATTGACATGTCTCTGGCCTCATTTGCCACTCCCAAAATGATTGCAGATTTCTTCAGGGAGCCCAAAGTCATCTCTTTTGATGGCTGCATCACTCAGATATTCTTCCTGCATCTCTTAGGGGGTGTTGAGATTGTGCTGCTGATATCCATGTCTTTTGATAGGTATGTGGCTATTTGTAAGCCTTTACGCTATTTAACCATCATGAACCGGAGAGTGTGCCTTGGGCTTGTGACGCTTTCCTGGATTGTCGGCATCTTCCATGCTATGAGTCAGCTAGCGTTTACTGTGAATCTGCCCTTCTGTGGGCCCAATGAAGTGGACAGTTTCTTTTGTGATCTTCCCTTAGTGATCAAACTTGCCTGCGTAGACACATACATTCTCGGAGTGTTCATGATCTCAACCAGTGGCATGATTGCCCTAGTGTGCTTCATTCTCTTGGTGATTTCCTACTCTGTCATCTTGGTCACTGTTAGGCAACGTTCTTCTGGTGGGTCCTCCAAAGCTCTCTCCACCTGCAGTGCCCACTTCACTGTTGTGACCCTTTTCTTTGGTCCATGCATTTTCATTTACGTGTGGCCTTTCACAAATTTCCCAATAGACAAAGTTCTCTCAGTATTTTATAccattttcactcccctcttaAATCCAGTAATCTATACTCTTAGAAATAAGGATGTCAAGGATTCCATGAGAAAATTTAGCAGCCGTGTCTTGAAGTCTAGCAAGACTGATCATAGCCCTTGA